The Rhizobium grahamii DNA window CTCAGTTCGCTTTTGTGGAAAGGAGGCTGAGAGTGTCCGCGCCGTGAGGGCGGTATCAAGGACCTCTCCATTCGCATCGAAGAAGTGCCCGAGGATCTCTCCGACGCCGCCCGCGGCAGCGATATCCTGAATCTCGGCGGGCTCGACCATGCCGGAAAGTACGAGCTGTGCTTCGGCATCGACGGTCCCAAGGCCGACAAGTTTCAGATCCGCCTTGTTTGCAAGGTCGAAGACCTCCTTCACGCCGCGCTGGGCACGCAGAACTTCCCGATCCTCGCCAGTATTGGCAAAGAAGGGGACCGGCATCACGAAGGCATGCGTGCCGGTTTTCTCCGCAATTCGATGCATCACATCGTAGGGATTGGCGCCGTAATTCCTCGTCAACCCGCCAAGCAGGGATACGAAGCGCACATCCTTGGCCGCGACACGCGGCATGTATTGTACGGCCGCCGCAAGCGTCCGCCCGTGCCCGAGGCCGATGACGCTGTTGTCGCCGCGCTCGATTTCCCGTTTCAGGAAGGTCGCGCCGGCGTGACCGAGCGCTCTGAGCGGAAGGCCTTCCTCCCCGAGATCGGGGGCCACCTCACAGTAACGCAGCCCGAACCGCTCCGAGAGCTTGTTCTCAAGCGCAACGCACTCGACGATATCGCCGTCGATCGTTACCTTGACGACACCTTCAGCCACAGCTTTCGCGATCAACCGATGCGCTTTCACCGATGGAACGCCAAGCCGCTTGGCGACATCGGATTGAGTGAGCCCGCCGGCGTAATGCAGCCAGGCGGCACGCACGGCAAGCGTGTCATCAGTGTCCGCCATGAGCAGTTCCCTTCTTGTCTTGTGGCCGGATCTTCTGCCGCGCCTTAGGAGGACGACTTTGTAAATCTCCGGATCAAATGTTCAAGTCGGCAACGCCAGTGTCGATGTGAGGCGCCCAGAATGCGACGCTCTCGGCGATTTGCGGAATGACCTCGCGGTCATTAGGCTCCCGCTCCTTGAACGAGAGTTCGAGGCAGATTTCGTTGTCGACGGCGCCGCCTTCGGCAAAGGCTTGAAGGAGGGGGGCGGGCTGAATGCGGCCCTTAGCGTTGAATGCAGCGGTGAAGGGACGATGACCGCCCTTGTCCATGAGGCTCTGTTTGATGTGGATGATCGGCGATACCTTGGGAACCGCGCGCGCCCACGCATAGGGATCGTAATCGTCGGGGTTGGCGGAAGTGACGTCGCCGTGATCGACGTCGGCCATCATCCACATCGGAATTGCGAGGTTTGCGGCCGTCAGGCGCTCCTGCAGAGCCAGGCAGGCGGATATCGTCTCTCCGAACTCGCGTCCGATACTCATAGGTTCCCAGAAGACATAGGACAGACCGGCTGCGCGGGCGTGCTCGGCGACCTCTGCCCAGCAGTCGATGGCGATGCTGATCAGTTCTTCGCGGCGAACCGGATCATCGAAGTCCTTGTAGGTGAAGATTGCGAACTGCGTTCCGACGGACTGGCCGCCGAGGTCGCCGATGATATCGGCAAATGTCTTGAACCAGTCGATATAGTAGCGCCGGACATCCTTGTCCGGGTGGCCAAAGTGGTTGAGGCGACCATAGGGGCCAGTCATGCCGGAGGTCACACGGACGCCGGTTCGCTGGAGTGCTGCATCCATGCTGCGTGTCATTCGGCGAATGACTGGCGCCTGCCAGCTCGGATTGATGAATTCGTGGGTCAGTTGCAGGTCGCGCAGTCGCAGGTCGCGAGCCACTGTATCGATCAGGTCGTCCGGATCCGCAAAGCGATTCACGAGCGGATTGGTATTGAGCGAAAGCGTCAAAGGCATCGGTGTATCCTTCAGGCGGCAACAAGACGGGCCGAGGCAAACCATTCGGTGAAGGCCGCGCGTTCGGCTTCGGTCAAATGCAGATAATGCTTGGTGCGCCGGTACAGGATGTCTTCAGCCGTCTCTGCCCACTCGGTTGCGACCAGATAGCGGGCCTCTGCCTCATAAAGCTGGCCGCCGAAGTGCCTGCCGAGGCCTTCTGCGCTGGTTGCCCCGGCGATCACGTTTTTCGCGCGGGCACCGTAAAGGCGACCGTAGTGGTGCACCAGCTTGCGTCCCATCCACGGATAGGCATCGCGCAGGCTGTTGGCGAAGGTCTCATAATCAGCGTTCGGGATTTCACCACCCGGCAGCGGAACACCCTGCGTCCAGTCCCCGCCCATGTTCGGGAAGATATGCTTGAGGCGCTGCAATCCGCGTTCTGCAAGTTCGCGGAACGTGGTGATCTTGCCTCCGAAGACGTTGAGGAGGGGTGCTCCGCCCGTCTCGTCGAGGTCGAACACATAGTCACGCGTCACGGCGGAGGGGTTGCCCTTGCCGTCGTCGAACAGCGGGCGCACACCGGAGAAGCTGTGCAACACGTCCTGCCTGCGGAGCTTCTCCTTGAAGTAACGATTGACGGCCTTCAGCAG harbors:
- a CDS encoding sugar-binding transcriptional regulator, encoding MADTDDTLAVRAAWLHYAGGLTQSDVAKRLGVPSVKAHRLIAKAVAEGVVKVTIDGDIVECVALENKLSERFGLRYCEVAPDLGEEGLPLRALGHAGATFLKREIERGDNSVIGLGHGRTLAAAVQYMPRVAAKDVRFVSLLGGLTRNYGANPYDVMHRIAEKTGTHAFVMPVPFFANTGEDREVLRAQRGVKEVFDLANKADLKLVGLGTVDAEAQLVLSGMVEPAEIQDIAAAGGVGEILGHFFDANGEVLDTALTARTLSASFPQKRTERLVALAGGQSKVEAIRAILNSHRLFGLITDERTAKALLT
- a CDS encoding sugar phosphate isomerase/epimerase family protein, whose translation is MPLTLSLNTNPLVNRFADPDDLIDTVARDLRLRDLQLTHEFINPSWQAPVIRRMTRSMDAALQRTGVRVTSGMTGPYGRLNHFGHPDKDVRRYYIDWFKTFADIIGDLGGQSVGTQFAIFTYKDFDDPVRREELISIAIDCWAEVAEHARAAGLSYVFWEPMSIGREFGETISACLALQERLTAANLAIPMWMMADVDHGDVTSANPDDYDPYAWARAVPKVSPIIHIKQSLMDKGGHRPFTAAFNAKGRIQPAPLLQAFAEGGAVDNEICLELSFKEREPNDREVIPQIAESVAFWAPHIDTGVADLNI